The Flavobacteriales bacterium genomic interval AAAGTTGCTTTGGAAGATATCTTTCGATGATGGCGGCCTCGGCCAATTCTGGATCGGCAAGATCTTTTCTTCCCTGAGCCAAATAAAGTTCTGCGCTCTCTTTTCGCTGCTTCACCAACTTCTGAAGCATTTTGATTCCTGCTTCATCCGATGATTCGCCACCACCCTTTTCAGTAGCTGCTAAAAGCAACTGCGATTTGATGGCGCGCAATGCAGTTAGCGTTTCTTTATCCTTGGCCTTCATGGCCTCTTTCAGGTCGTTGTTTATTTGATCAGTTAAGCTCATTTTCTATCTTTTCTCAATTCTAATTACTCACTACTAAAATCTATTTGTCAAAGCTATCAACAATCTTGGCAAGAGTCGGTCTGTCCATCACATGTTTTCCTTCAAATGGCCAAATGGTCAGTTGCATTCCCATTTTTTGAAATTCCGAGGTTTTCTCATTCACATTGATGTGTTGGAGAAACTGATCTTCGTTGCCATAAACGAAATGAACCTGTAGATTTTTGAAGGTTTGTTCGTGTTCGGCAGTCGCCACATCGTGAGGAAATGAACCTGCCCAAAGAACTAATTGTGCTGGTCTAATTCCATTATTCACAAACCAACGGACTGCAGTGGCTGTTCCTTGTGAAAAACCCAAAACGATGAATTGGAATGATTCATCCGAAGGGTCAACGCCTGCATCTGCTAGAACTTCATTGAGGTAACTCGATTGATCTTTGATCTCTTCTTCGCGGTCTTCTTTGGTCATCCAACTCGCCCCAACTCTTCCAGCTAAACCCTCGACATAAAAACGGGAAAGCCCTTCTGGAGCAATGATGAAATTCTCCTCCGGATCAAGATCCTCGAAGTGTTTGATGAAGTATTCCGCTAGCTGTGCGTAGCCGTGAAAGACAATCCATACATTTTTTGTCGTTGATCGTACAGAATTCAGGCTGAAATAGCGGCCAGTTCTGGGAACTTCGACAAACGACTTTTTTGCTTGTGGCATGTTAATACTTGTTCATCGGGCATAAAACCCAATCGGTCTAAAACTACGTGATACTCGCAACAGAAAGGCAAATGAATCGGTAGATTGAACAATCATTGACCGACCGTAAAAACCTATCAAGTTGAAGTTTCAAAAGTATGCGTTTACAGTGCTGATGTCCCTGTTTTTTGGGGCTGAATTGTGGGCGCAATGCTTAACGCTTCCAAATGCAGTGACGCAGCAGCTTGGTTCATCCAACAGCATCATTGAAGGAAAAGTTGTGGACCAACAAACGTTTGCGGGCGCAGACGGAAACATCTACACGACCAATTCCATTGATGTGTACAGGGTTTTTAAAGGCGATGTCGGATTCAGTATTGATGTAATTACTGAAGGCGGTGTTTTTGGCGATCTGATGCAAGTGGTAACTCCGAGTGCTCAAATGAACATTGGAGATTATGGTGTTTTGGTGCTCGAAAATGACAATCAGCGTTCGTTGGTTTCACTCGCATCTGGTTTCTTTCCTGTTGATGAGAGAACGGGAAACGTCTACGGGATTAAAAATGTCGCTCACCGCGAAGCATTGTACGAAGTGATTGCTCGTTCGGTTGGAACGCAAGCCATTGAATTGAGACGATTGCCAGCAGATGTTCTGCACCCTCAGACGCAAAGCGAAAGCAGAAACCTGATGGAAGTTGCATCCATCTTTCCGCTTCAGGTAACGGCTGGAACGAGAACTACAATTATCATTTCCGGAGCCGGTTTTGGTGCTGATCAAGGAAGCGGTTATGTTGCTTTTCATAATGCCGATGATGGCGGACAAAGTTTTGTGGCCTTGCAAAGTGGGCCGCATTATTTGAGTTGGTCCGATACACAAATTGAGTTGTATGTTCCTTCTGCCACGTTGTATAATTCTGTTGTTGCGGGAACTGGTTTGTTGCGCGTTGTAAATGCTGATGGACAAGCCGCCATGAGCACGCAACCGTTGACAGTAGAGTACGCAAAAAGCGAGGTGATCTATTCTGATCAACTGAACAATACCATGCTGGTTGGCATGCAGAATGGCGGCTACGCATATCAAATGAATAACCACTTGGCGCAATTGACTCAAGGTACGGCCATTGTGCCCGATGCCTTCATGAAATGGGCATGCAACACAGGCGTTAACTTCTATCTAGAAGAGGAAGTGGTCAACATTACAGATTGGGCACATGATGGCATTAACCTCATCGGATTATCCTATCCCGGTCAATTGCCTTCTTACCTGTTGGGAAAAACCATTACCACATTTTCTGGTTGCGGGTCTCCAAATGGAATACAATGGAATTTGATTGAAGTCGACATTCTCATAAACAACGATATCGATTGGTGGATAGGAGAAGGACAACCGATGATTGATCGCTATGATCTGGCAACGGCTATTCTTCACGAAATTGGGCATGCGCATTTATTGCAACACAATAATGAACTCAGTTCTCCAATGTATTTTCAGTTGATGGAAGGCGCCATGAGAAGAGACCTGCATGATCCTTCGATTGACGGTGGCAATTATGTGAGCACAGAAAGTGCTGAGTCAGCATATACATGCGGAGAAGAAATTCATCAATATTTCGATTTCAGCACATGTAATTTGAGTGTGATCAATGGAATTGAAGAAGAAATGGATCATTCGCTCACCGCATTTCCGAATCCTTTCAACGATCAGATCACCGTTTCTGGAGATTGGAATTCGAAAGCACAATATTCGGTGCTTGATGCGTTGGGAAGAACAATTTTATCGGGCAGTTTGAATTCCAACTTGCAAGTGATCAACACGACTGAACTCTCAAATGGTGTTTACTTCTTGCAGATAAATGACGGTTCGCAATCGCTAGTTGAGCGATTGATCAAAAACTGATTTCCTTTGCTGCATGAAAGCAGCAATAGCAGGTTCCACAGGATTTATCGGCAGTATTCTTCTTACACTTCTAGAGAAGGATCAAGATTTCACCGAAGTACAGGTTCTATCAAGAAGGGCGTTAGAACTTCCTGACAAGTTCAATGTGCTGGTAGGTAACCTTTCTGAGCAAAAATTAGACACGATTGATAGTGCATTCTGCGCCTTGGGTACAACCATCGCGACAGCCGGAAGTCAAGAGGCTTTCTATAAAGTAGACCATGATCTGGTCATCGATTTTGCCAAAAATGCTAAGGCTGCTGGCGCGAAAACCTTTGTGCTTGTTTCCTCCGTAGGCGCCAATCCTAAGACTTCTAACTTTTACTTGAAAGTGAAAGGCGAAACAGAAAAAGACCTCGAAGCACTTGAGTTCGATTCGCTCATCATTCTCCGACCTTCCATGCTGATGGGCGAGCGAAAGGAATTCCGCCTTGGCGAGTTGATTGGGAAAGGAGTGATGACGCTTTTCAATCCGTTGATGTTCGGTTCACTCAGCAAATACAAAGGAATTCAAGGAAAAACGGTTGCCAAGGCGATGTTGCGCTTATCGAAAGAACACCTGAAAGGAGTTCACGTGTTGGAAGGAGATGCTCTTCACGCTTTTTCCCGAGCAATCGCTGCGCGTTCTTCAGGGGTTTTGTAGGAAACAAAGAAGTTGAACCAAACCGCGCGAGAGACACGGAATATGGGTGGAAAAAGCACCACAATGGCCGCTGCGTTCAAGCCTAAATACCAGAGAATATCAAAATGCCATAGCACGACCATGGCAACAAACACGGCCACGCTCAATGCAATGGTCAGCGCGTAGCTCACATACATTGCCCCGTAATAGAATCCTGGTTCTGGCCAGTATTTCTCTCCGCACACCGGACATTTTTCCGGCATTTTCTCCAAGTTGGAATAGTTGTACGGATTCTTGGTCAGAAACAGGTCTCCCTCGTGACAACGAGGACATTTCAATCTCAGAATACTGTACATTTTAGTGCCTTCCAACATCCGCAAATAATTTGACGACAAAGGAAAACAGATATTCCACAAACCGTGGCAACTTAGGTCACATTTCCGAAGACAAATCCGCACTTTTGCGAAATGATATCACTCAATCAGGTTTCAGTACAGTTCAACGGGAAATTCCTGTTCAATAACATCTCTTTTCTTGCCAATCCAAGAGATAGAATAGGTTTGGTAGGCAAGAATGGCGCAGGAAAGTCTACGCTTTTAAAGGTTATCTCAGGTCAGCAGGACCCAGAATCAGGTACCGTTTCCAAACCAAGCGGCTCCACCATCGGTTACCTTTCTCAGGACATCAAACCAAAAGTTGGAAAAACCATTTTTGATGAGACTTACAGTGCGCTTGCAGAGCTGAAAGATCTGGATGCAAAGGTGAAATACTACACCAAGCAACTGGAAGAGCGGACAGATTATGAAACAGATTCTTACATGGATCTGATTCAGGACATGCACGTGGCCAACGAGCGTTTCAGTTTGCTTGGGGGAGATACGGCCGATGCTGAAGTGGAAAAAGTACTGATGGGATTGGGCTTTTTGCGTAGCGACCTGACGCGCAAGATGGAGGAATTCAGTGGTGGATGGCAGATGCGCGTTGAGCTGGCCAAAATCCTTGTTCAACGGCCAGATGTGCTGTTGCTGGATGAGCCGACCAACCACCTCGATATCTTGTCGATCCAGTGGTTGGAGGAATTCTTAAAAGAGCACAATGGAGCGGTTATTCTCGTTTCGCATGATAGAGCATTCTTGGATAACATCACCAATCGCACGATTGAGATCACGCTTGGCAGGATCAATGATTACAAGGTTCCTTATTCTAAGTATGTAGAGCAACGGGCAGAAAGAATCGCGTTGCAGATGGCATCTTACGAGAATCAGCAGAAATTCATTGCTGATACAGAACGATTCATAGATCGATTCCGATCTAAGGCATCCAAAGCAACGCAGGTTCAAAGTAGGATAAAGGCACTTGAAAAAGTGGATAGAATTCAAGTGGAGCAGCAGGATAATTCGGTCATGCGACTTCGTTTCCCGCCTGCACCTCGCTCTGGTAAAGTGGTTGTGTTGGCCGAAAATGTTTCTAAAAGCTATGGCGGGTTAGAAGTGTTGAAGAATGTGAATCTGATGCTTGACCGTGGCGAGAAAGTGGCGCTTTTGGGAAAGAACGGTGAGGGAAAAACCACGTTCTCGAAAATCGTAGTAGGAGATTTGGATTACACTGGAAATCTTGAATTGGGACACAACGTTTCAATGGGCTATTATGCTCAAGATCAGGCCGAATCGCTCGATTCTAATAAGACCGTTTTTCAGACTTTGGATGATGTGGCGCGTGGAGATATCCGTACCAAGCTGCGCGATATTCTGGGTTCGTTCCTATTCGGTGGCGAAGACATTGATAAGAAAGTGAGCGTACTTTCTGGAGGGGAAAGAGGTCGATTGGCGTTGGCCAAATTGCTTCTTGAACCGGTGAACCTGCTGGTTTTGGATGAGCCGACCAATCACTTGGACATGCATTCTAAAGATGTGCTGAAACAAGCGCTTCAGAAGTATGATGGTGCCATGATCATTGTGTCTCACGACAGGGATTTCCTCAGTGGACTGACTTCCAAGGTCTATGAATTCCGAGATAAAAATGTGAAGGAACACATTGGCGATGTGTACGAATTCCTACAAAAGGTGAATGCCACGAGCATTGCTGAATTCAGCTCGAAACCGAAGGTTGAAGAAGTGAAAGTGGATGCAGGCAAAGAAACCAAAGAGGAACAAAGGCTGCGTAAGGAGCGCGAAAAGGAAGTTCGCAACGCCAAGAACAGAGCAGACAGATTGGAGCAGGAAATTGCCGTGATAGAAAAGGAAATTGCTGATCTGGACGAACTGATGCTAGATGCTGAAGGTTATAAAGAAGCCTTGGCCGAGCGCGATGTATTTAAAGAATATCAGCAGAAACAGAGCCAATTGGATTCCAAAATGGCCGAGTGGGAAGAGGCAGTTAGCAAGTATGAAGCGCTGAGTAATTAATAATGGCGAGTTGATAAATAGCTGCTTTTTGTCAAGCTGCTCAAAACGATGAGTTCTAGTTTTGCGACATAAACTTAAACCATTGGTTATGAAAAGAAACGTTCAGATTCAGGCATTGATAGCGGTTTTGGCCGCAGGGTTGATGTTCTCTTCGTGTGGAAACATCGATATTATTAAGAGGAAATACCGTCCAGGTTTCCATGTGGACATTTCGAAGAAGCGACAGAAAGTTCAGGTTGCCGAAGAAACGGCTGTGGCTTATGCTCGCAAAAGCGAGGAAATGAAAACAGTTGAAGTTGTTGAGCCAAAGGCCGCAGATTCAAATGAAGAGTTGGTCCTAACTGCCGATGCAGCCGAAGCACGTCCACAGACCTACCAAGCAGAGCAAAGAGAAACCATGAAGGAAGTGGTTCATTCAAAAGAGTTCAAAGAAATGACCTTTGATGAACGGATGAAAACCATAAGAAGAGAGGTTTTGAAGCCAAATCCAGCTCCTGTAGCGGGAACAGATTGGATGAAATGGGTTTCTTTCGGAACTGGAATCGGTTCACTTGCGTTTGGCGCATTGGCGTTGATTTTCGCAATTCTTACGGTAGTTTTCTTTTCATCATTTGTTTGGGGCGCTGCCGTGCTGGCAATCTTGCTTGGCGGAACTGCTGTTACATTTTCAATCCTTCATAAGAAGAACAATGGAACTGGATCTCAATCTAAATTAGGTTTCATCTTCGGAATAATCGGAGCCGGTCTTGGGCTCTTGGCCATCATATTGGGAGCTATTTTCTTTGCCGTATTCGTGCTGTAAGGAATACTAGAATAAATCGAAAAGGGCGAATCTCAACTGAGATTCGCCCTTTTTCATTCTGGAAAATTCAGATTGGAATGTTTCAGATCATCCAAGTTGTCGAGGTCTGATAATTCAGAAAGTAAGCTGTAGCTCAGATTCTTTTCTTCGATGTCGTTGATCGTTTCCTGAAGCACCGAATCCGTGCTCCACGTTTTTCCTTCGAATAGAAACGGGCGCAGTTCCTTCATTCCAATAAGGTAATAACCGCCATCCTGAGCTGGGCCAATACAAACATCTTTGTCGTTCAGTGCCGCAAAAGCACCTTTAATAATGTCGGAGGTAAGCGCTGGGCAATCGCTTCCAATGATTGCAGCCTTGGTTGCTCCCAGAGCAAAAACCTGCTCGAAGGCATTTTTCATCCTCTCTCCCAACGAATCTCCTTCTTGCACAAACTTGTTGAACTTATCGTCATCCCACGCATCTGCTGCAATCTCATCCGAATAGAACACATTTCGAACACAATCAGTTTCCAATGCCGCTTTTCGCGTGATTTCCAACAGCTTGAGATACACGTCCAGTGCCCGTTCATTGCCAATGCTCGCAGCCAATCGCGTCTTCACTTTTCCAAGCACAGGATTCTTCACGAAAATGATCAGGTGATACATATGTTGCGTTCGATACGGATTCTGGCCAAATGACTGAAAAAATATGGAGCAGCGTGAATAAATGCATGCATTGTTTCTAATTTTAGATTTCAAGCGATCCGCTTGCGAAACTTTCAAATTCGTGTGAAAAATGTATGAAATAGGTGTCGGGAAGGCAGATATCACTGCCTTCAAACTTGGCGTTGGAATGATGGGCTATGGAATGTATTTCAACATCGTTAAAGGTGTTGAGACAGACCTTTATGCAAGAGCAGTCGTTTTCAGGGACCCCACCACAGGGAAAAAAGTCGCCTTGGTGAATGCCGAGATCTGTTTTATTACCATCGCCATCAGGCTTGGTGTAATGAAGAAATTACAACGCAAGCACGAGAATCTGGGTTTTACCGAAGATTCGGTCATGATCACAGCGCAGCACACGCATAGCGCACCAGGCGGTTATTCGCATTTTGGCCTGTACAATATGTCTATTCCCGGTTTTGTTCCGGAAGTGTACCAGAAGGTGGTTGATGGCATTGTGGAAGCCATTGTAGAAGCGGCCGAAAGCCTTCAACCTGCAACTATTAAGATATCCAAAGCAGAGATCGGTGCCGATAAAGAAGTGGCATTCAATCGTTCGTTGGATGCTTACAATGCCAATCCTGAGGTTAAAACCAAGCTTAAAAAGGAAGAGACTGATCAAGCGGTTGATCGTAATATGCTGCTAATGCGTTTCGATGACCTTGAAGGAAACCCGATCGGATCTTGGAATTGGTTTGGTGTTCACACTACAAGCTTGAGCAACGACAATCATCGTATTTGTTCCGATAATAAAGGCTATGCAGCCACATTTCACGAGAATAAGGTCAGAAAGAACAGGAAGGATAAATTCATTTCGGTGTTTGCTCAACGCAAAACAGGTGATGTGACACCCAATTATAAATGGGACCGCAAGAAGAAATGGACGCGTGGTAAGTTTGAAGACGACTTTGAAAGCGCCAAATACAACGGAAACATCCAATTTGAGCACGCGCACAGTCTATTTAAACAAGCTAAAACAAGCAACGACATTCCAACGCAGATCGATCATGCGCTGACTTTCGTTGATTTCAGAAAAGTGATTGTTGACAAGGAATTTGCCTGTGGACAAAAAGATGCCCGAACCGGACCAGCCTGCCACGGTGTGGCCTTTTTTGAAGGTACGGTAGAAGGCCCAGGAATGGCTCCGGCTGTTGGCGCCTTGGCTCGCACGCTGATACGCGCACAGAAAGCTTACGAACTGGCCGCAGCTCCATTCAAACCAAAGGAGAAGGCGGAGAGGATCTATCTGAAATACCAAACGCAGGGTCCTAAGGATATACTGATTGAAGCTGATGATAGACGCATTCTTGGAACCAGAGATATCAAAAACCTGGTGGTTCCAGGTTGGGCCGATCCTGCTGTTGGGCAGTTCAAGCGTTTCCACGCAAACGGAAGTTTAGGCGATAAACCTTGGATCCAACAGATTCTTCCAATTCAGATCATCATCATAGGCAATATTGCAATGGCAGGAATTCCTGCTGAGATCACCACTATTGCAGGACAGCGTTTGGAAGATACATTGCTTGAGGTGCTGGCAGATCGTGGAGTTACTGAAGTGGTTTGCTCTACATACACCAATGCTTATTGCGGTTACATTACAACCTACGAAGAGTATCAGTTGCAATTATATGAAGGAGGACATACCGTTTTCGGTCAACATTTTTTGGGTGCAGTTCAAACTAAGTTCAAACAATTGGCGCTTGAATTATTGAAACCGGAAAATGACCGTAATGTGGTAGAAGACGGTCGTCCAGCCACTTTTACGGACGAAGAGCTGCAACTCCGCTCGTTCGATATCAAAACTCAAAAGCGCTTGATTCAATTGTAAGTGAGTGTAACGTCCGTCACAATTGAGGTGCCGATACAGTCTTACTTTTCGATGCTGAATGGCGATAAGCTTGCTTGCGAATATTGAGATAGACTAGGAGAATTGGATTTAGCCTACGTGTTTTTGATTGGTCTTGCTTTGGTTTCGATTCATTGTTGGAATTTGTACTTTCAACCCCATGTCTTTAGAACAGATAGATGGAGAATTGCAAGAAGCTGCGGCAGTGCTTGATTCGTTTATGAACGATGCAGCGAATCTGCAAGCAATAAGAAAAGCGGCTTCGATTCTTGTTCGATGCATTCAAACAGGAGGGAAGATCATTACTTGCGGAAATGGCGGTTCGATGAGCGATGCCATGCATTTTGCGGAAGAATTAAGCGGAAGATTCAGAGGTGATAGGCCCTCCATTGCGGCCATGGCCATTTCCGATCCAGGATACCTTTCGTGTGTTGCAAACGATTAC includes:
- a CDS encoding GatB/YqeY domain-containing protein, which translates into the protein MSLTDQINNDLKEAMKAKDKETLTALRAIKSQLLLAATEKGGGESSDEAGIKMLQKLVKQRKESAELYLAQGRKDLADPELAEAAIIERYLPKQLSEDELKPIIEAIIAKVGAAGPQDMGKVMGAASQELAGKADGKTISTVVKQLLS
- a CDS encoding T9SS type A sorting domain-containing protein, with product MKFQKYAFTVLMSLFFGAELWAQCLTLPNAVTQQLGSSNSIIEGKVVDQQTFAGADGNIYTTNSIDVYRVFKGDVGFSIDVITEGGVFGDLMQVVTPSAQMNIGDYGVLVLENDNQRSLVSLASGFFPVDERTGNVYGIKNVAHREALYEVIARSVGTQAIELRRLPADVLHPQTQSESRNLMEVASIFPLQVTAGTRTTIIISGAGFGADQGSGYVAFHNADDGGQSFVALQSGPHYLSWSDTQIELYVPSATLYNSVVAGTGLLRVVNADGQAAMSTQPLTVEYAKSEVIYSDQLNNTMLVGMQNGGYAYQMNNHLAQLTQGTAIVPDAFMKWACNTGVNFYLEEEVVNITDWAHDGINLIGLSYPGQLPSYLLGKTITTFSGCGSPNGIQWNLIEVDILINNDIDWWIGEGQPMIDRYDLATAILHEIGHAHLLQHNNELSSPMYFQLMEGAMRRDLHDPSIDGGNYVSTESAESAYTCGEEIHQYFDFSTCNLSVINGIEEEMDHSLTAFPNPFNDQITVSGDWNSKAQYSVLDALGRTILSGSLNSNLQVINTTELSNGVYFLQINDGSQSLVERLIKN
- a CDS encoding NAD(P)H-binding protein, with protein sequence MKAAIAGSTGFIGSILLTLLEKDQDFTEVQVLSRRALELPDKFNVLVGNLSEQKLDTIDSAFCALGTTIATAGSQEAFYKVDHDLVIDFAKNAKAAGAKTFVLVSSVGANPKTSNFYLKVKGETEKDLEALEFDSLIILRPSMLMGERKEFRLGELIGKGVMTLFNPLMFGSLSKYKGIQGKTVAKAMLRLSKEHLKGVHVLEGDALHAFSRAIAARSSGVL
- a CDS encoding DUF983 domain-containing protein, coding for MRMLEGTKMYSILRLKCPRCHEGDLFLTKNPYNYSNLEKMPEKCPVCGEKYWPEPGFYYGAMYVSYALTIALSVAVFVAMVVLWHFDILWYLGLNAAAIVVLFPPIFRVSRAVWFNFFVSYKTPEERAAIAREKA
- a CDS encoding ABC-F family ATP-binding cassette domain-containing protein encodes the protein MISLNQVSVQFNGKFLFNNISFLANPRDRIGLVGKNGAGKSTLLKVISGQQDPESGTVSKPSGSTIGYLSQDIKPKVGKTIFDETYSALAELKDLDAKVKYYTKQLEERTDYETDSYMDLIQDMHVANERFSLLGGDTADAEVEKVLMGLGFLRSDLTRKMEEFSGGWQMRVELAKILVQRPDVLLLDEPTNHLDILSIQWLEEFLKEHNGAVILVSHDRAFLDNITNRTIEITLGRINDYKVPYSKYVEQRAERIALQMASYENQQKFIADTERFIDRFRSKASKATQVQSRIKALEKVDRIQVEQQDNSVMRLRFPPAPRSGKVVVLAENVSKSYGGLEVLKNVNLMLDRGEKVALLGKNGEGKTTFSKIVVGDLDYTGNLELGHNVSMGYYAQDQAESLDSNKTVFQTLDDVARGDIRTKLRDILGSFLFGGEDIDKKVSVLSGGERGRLALAKLLLEPVNLLVLDEPTNHLDMHSKDVLKQALQKYDGAMIIVSHDRDFLSGLTSKVYEFRDKNVKEHIGDVYEFLQKVNATSIAEFSSKPKVEEVKVDAGKETKEEQRLRKEREKEVRNAKNRADRLEQEIAVIEKEIADLDELMLDAEGYKEALAERDVFKEYQQKQSQLDSKMAEWEEAVSKYEALSN
- a CDS encoding DUF308 domain-containing protein, giving the protein MKRNVQIQALIAVLAAGLMFSSCGNIDIIKRKYRPGFHVDISKKRQKVQVAEETAVAYARKSEEMKTVEVVEPKAADSNEELVLTADAAEARPQTYQAEQRETMKEVVHSKEFKEMTFDERMKTIRREVLKPNPAPVAGTDWMKWVSFGTGIGSLAFGALALIFAILTVVFFSSFVWGAAVLAILLGGTAVTFSILHKKNNGTGSQSKLGFIFGIIGAGLGLLAIILGAIFFAVFVL
- a CDS encoding TIGR04282 family arsenosugar biosynthesis glycosyltransferase; translated protein: MYHLIIFVKNPVLGKVKTRLAASIGNERALDVYLKLLEITRKAALETDCVRNVFYSDEIAADAWDDDKFNKFVQEGDSLGERMKNAFEQVFALGATKAAIIGSDCPALTSDIIKGAFAALNDKDVCIGPAQDGGYYLIGMKELRPFLFEGKTWSTDSVLQETINDIEEKNLSYSLLSELSDLDNLDDLKHSNLNFPE
- a CDS encoding neutral/alkaline non-lysosomal ceramidase N-terminal domain-containing protein encodes the protein MYEIGVGKADITAFKLGVGMMGYGMYFNIVKGVETDLYARAVVFRDPTTGKKVALVNAEICFITIAIRLGVMKKLQRKHENLGFTEDSVMITAQHTHSAPGGYSHFGLYNMSIPGFVPEVYQKVVDGIVEAIVEAAESLQPATIKISKAEIGADKEVAFNRSLDAYNANPEVKTKLKKEETDQAVDRNMLLMRFDDLEGNPIGSWNWFGVHTTSLSNDNHRICSDNKGYAATFHENKVRKNRKDKFISVFAQRKTGDVTPNYKWDRKKKWTRGKFEDDFESAKYNGNIQFEHAHSLFKQAKTSNDIPTQIDHALTFVDFRKVIVDKEFACGQKDARTGPACHGVAFFEGTVEGPGMAPAVGALARTLIRAQKAYELAAAPFKPKEKAERIYLKYQTQGPKDILIEADDRRILGTRDIKNLVVPGWADPAVGQFKRFHANGSLGDKPWIQQILPIQIIIIGNIAMAGIPAEITTIAGQRLEDTLLEVLADRGVTEVVCSTYTNAYCGYITTYEEYQLQLYEGGHTVFGQHFLGAVQTKFKQLALELLKPENDRNVVEDGRPATFTDEELQLRSFDIKTQKRLIQL
- the lpcA gene encoding D-sedoheptulose 7-phosphate isomerase, with the protein product MSLEQIDGELQEAAAVLDSFMNDAANLQAIRKAASILVRCIQTGGKIITCGNGGSMSDAMHFAEELSGRFRGDRPSIAAMAISDPGYLSCVANDYGYEKVFSRFIEGFGNTGDALVAISTSGNSANVIQGAKAAAEKGMAVIVLTGNDGGELAKLCDVEIRAPHSGYSDRIQEIHIKVIHILVMLIEKEV